From the genome of Patagioenas fasciata isolate bPatFas1 chromosome 17, bPatFas1.hap1, whole genome shotgun sequence, one region includes:
- the IFT81 gene encoding intraflagellar transport protein 81 homolog yields the protein MSDQIQFIVEKLNQEPFRKNYNLITFDSLESVQLLQLLNDVLGEIDPKHAVDIREELPEQTGKRMLSLLGILKYKPPGSISDLSAFRQGLVTGSKSVIHPVLHWLLQRTNELKKRAYLARFLVKLEVPAEFLQDDTVADINKQYEELMEAFKNLHKECEQLKTSGLSTAEIKRDISAMEEEKDQLIKRVERLKKRVETVQNHQRMLEIARQLRLEKEREESLAQQKQEQKNQLFHAEQRLQRAQLQLKEMHHAVMDSKPESLMKKLEEEINFNSYLVTEKIPRELESKKNSAYFLQKVVSEPAMSQSDLSAIEIKINEVNAQINQLIEKRMMKYEPVDSKFSMYRQQASIIARKKEAKAEELQAAREELSGTERQMLHKTSQAHELEGSEVLRGEELKHYVNKLRSKNTFYKKKRLEIAEITAEYGILQRTEELLKQRHEAIQQQLQAIEDKKGISGYSYTQEELERVSAVKSEMDEMKGRTLDDMSEMVKKLNALVAEKKASLAPVIKELRQLRQMCQELTQERDEKKIQYDSCAAGLESNRSTLEQEVKGLLEECVQEESNYRYINCMKRNLEIQLERAKEEMKTYVSPDPQKRRKAIREQYTRMILEQENLGKKLREKQKVVRESHGPNMKQMKMWQDFEQLMECKRECFLKQQNQTAIGQVIQEGGKDRLVL from the exons ATGAGTGATCAAATCCAGTTCATTGTTGAGAAACTCAATCAGGAGCCCTTCAGGAAGAACTACAATTTAATCACGTTTGACTCCTTGGAGTCAGTGCAGCTGTTGCAGCTGCTTAATGATGTTCTGGGGGAGATTGACCCAAAG CATGCTGTTGACATTAGAGAGGAGCTACCAGAACAAACAGGTAAAAGAATGTTGAGTCTTCTTGGCATCCTTAAATACAAACCTCCAGGAAGCATATCGGACTT GAGTGCGTTTCGCCAGGGGCTGGTTACTGGAAGCAAATCTGTAATTCATCCTGTCTTACATTGGCTTCTTCAGAGGACCAATGAGCTCAAGAAAAGAGCTTACCTGGCACGTTTCTTAGTAAAACTGGAAGTGCCAGCAGAGTTCCTGCAGGATGATACTGTGGCTGACATCAACAAACAG taTGAAGAACTGATGGAAGCATTTAAAAACCTACATAAGGAGTGCGAGCAGCTCAAAACGTCTGGTTTATCTACTGCAGAAATAAAAAGG gATATCAGTGCAATGGAAGAGGAGAAAGACCAACTCATCAAACGCGTAGAGCGTCTTAAGAAGCGG GTGGAGACAGTACAAAATCATCAACGAATGCTTGAAATAGCAAGACAGCTTCGcttagaaaaagagagagaagaatctTTGGCTCAACAGAAACAAGAACAGAAGAATCAG TTGTTCCATGCAGAGCAGAGACTGCAAAGAGCACAGCTGCAGCTGAAGGAGATGCATCACGCAGTAATGGATTCAAAACCTGAAA gTTTAATGAAGAAACTAGAAGAGGAGATAAACTTCAATTCATACCTGGTTACTGAGAAAATACCTAGAGAGCTTGAAAGTAAGAAGAATTCAGCATATTTCTTGCAAAAGGTGGTTTCAGAGCCAGCTATGAGTCAATCTGATCTCAGTGCCATTGAAATCAAG ATAAATGAAGTAAATGCACAGATTAATCAGCTTATTGAGAAAAGAATGATGAAGTATGAGCCAGTCGATAGTAAATTTTCCATGTATCGCCAACAG GCGTCTATAATTGCCCGGAAGAAGGAAGCCAAGGCAGAAGAGCTTCAGGCTGCCAGGGAGGAGTTGTCCGGCACGGAGCGGCAGATGCTGCACAAGACCAGCCAGGCCCACGAGCTGGAAGGCTCCGAAGTTCTGAGGGGGGAAGAG TTGAAACACTATGTTAATAAGCTTCGGAGCAAGAACACATTTTATAAAAAGAAGCGCCTGGAAATAGCAGAAATTACAGCTGAGTACGGGATCCTCCAGAGGACAGAAGAGCTTCTCAAACAGCGCCACGAGGCCATTCAGCAGCAGTTG CAAGCTATCGAAGACAAGAAAGGTATTTCTGGATACAGTTAcacccaggaggagctggaaaggGTATCTGCAGTGAAGAGTGAAATGGATGAGATGAAAGGCCGGACACTCGATGACATGTCTGAAATG GTAAAAAAACTGAATGCTCTGGTGGCAGAGAAGAAGGCAAGCCTAGCTCCTGTTATCAAAGAACTGAGACAGCTGCGTCAAATGTGCCAG GAATTAACTCAGGAACgcgatgaaaaaaaaatccaatatgaCAGCTGTGCAGCGGGGTTGGAGAGCAACCGCTCCACACTGGAACAG GAAGTGAAAGGACTTCTTGAGGAGTGTGTTCAGGAAGAAAGCAACTACCGTTACATTAACTGCATGAAAAGG AATCTAGAAATACAGCTGGAGCGTGCTAAAGAAGAAATGAAGACATACGTCTCCCCAGACCCACAGAAGAGACGAAAGGCAATTCG CGAACAGTATACACGGATGATCCTTGAACAAGAAAACCTTGGGAAG aaattgcGAGAGAAGCAGAAAGTTGTGCGGGAGAGTCACGGGCCAAATatgaagcaaatgaaaatgtgGCAGGATTTTGAGCAGTTAATGGAATGTAAGAGAGAATGTTTCCtgaaacaacaaaatcaaacagcCATTGGTCAAGTCATTCAGGAAGGCGGTAAAGACAGACTTGTATTATGA